A region from the Corallococcus caeni genome encodes:
- a CDS encoding DUF72 domain-containing protein — protein MPILQPMAAIHLGTSGYVYKHWKGLFYPAGLPARRWLPYYARVFSTVELNATFYRLPTEAAVDGWREQVPPGFRFACKGSRFLTHLKRLTEVGEGVEHFFSRVLRLGSRLGPILWQLPPQMTKPDPERLERFLAHLPGGVRHVFEFRHAAWYHPEVLAVLEAYGAAVCEHDLVDVPVPHPTGGFRYLRFHGAHSRYEGRYGRRALRRVADDLTAWRDAGRTAWVFFNNDLQGHALLDAFDLAELLGEPLHRPEPAAVT, from the coding sequence ATGCCCATCCTCCAGCCCATGGCGGCCATCCACCTGGGGACCAGCGGGTACGTCTACAAGCACTGGAAGGGGCTCTTCTATCCGGCCGGGCTGCCGGCCCGCCGCTGGCTCCCCTACTACGCGCGCGTGTTCTCCACCGTGGAGCTCAACGCCACGTTCTACCGCCTGCCCACGGAGGCCGCCGTGGACGGCTGGCGCGAGCAGGTGCCCCCGGGCTTCCGCTTCGCCTGCAAGGGCAGCCGCTTCCTCACGCACCTGAAGCGGCTCACGGAGGTGGGCGAGGGCGTGGAGCACTTCTTCTCGCGCGTCTTGCGGCTGGGCAGCCGGCTGGGGCCCATCCTCTGGCAGCTGCCGCCCCAGATGACGAAGCCGGATCCGGAGCGGCTGGAGCGCTTCCTCGCCCACCTGCCGGGCGGCGTGCGGCACGTCTTCGAGTTCCGGCACGCGGCCTGGTACCACCCGGAGGTGCTCGCGGTGCTGGAGGCGTACGGCGCGGCGGTGTGCGAGCACGACCTGGTGGACGTGCCGGTGCCCCACCCCACCGGCGGCTTCCGCTACCTGCGCTTCCACGGCGCGCACTCGCGCTACGAGGGCCGCTATGGACGGCGCGCGCTGCGGCGGGTGGCGGACGACTTGACGGCCTGGCGCGACGCGGGGCGGACCGCCTGGGTCTTCTTCAACAACGACCTCCAGGGCCATGCGCTGCTGGACGCGTTCGACCTGGCGGAGCTGCTGGGGGAACCGCTGCACCGGCCGGAGCCGGCCGCCGTGACGTAG
- the lipA gene encoding lipoyl synthase: protein MATPDRFPLPQVSESTRKPEWLKVRLPHGEGYERVKAIVKRVGLATVCEEARCPNIAECWGGGTATVMLMGEVCTRACRFCHVKVGAPPPLDPMEPIHLAQAVKEMNLEYIVVTSVNRDDRPDGGASHFASAIRELRKESPRTLVEVLIPDFKGKEEDLATVAEAKPHVVAHNVETVERLTPTVRDRRATYRQSLRVLEYLKNRPEKVYTKTSVMVGLGETDAELERTFKDLRDVGVDVLTLGQYLQPSQYHLRVERFVTPAQFEAYKTLAESYGFLYVASGPLVRSSYRAAEFFMKGLMERERVERLG from the coding sequence ATGGCGACTCCCGACCGGTTCCCCCTCCCACAGGTCTCTGAAAGCACCCGTAAACCCGAGTGGTTGAAGGTGCGCCTGCCGCATGGCGAGGGCTATGAGCGGGTGAAAGCCATCGTGAAGCGCGTGGGGCTGGCCACGGTGTGCGAGGAGGCCCGCTGCCCCAACATCGCCGAGTGCTGGGGCGGAGGCACCGCCACGGTGATGCTGATGGGCGAGGTGTGCACGCGCGCCTGCCGCTTCTGCCACGTGAAGGTCGGGGCGCCCCCGCCGCTGGACCCGATGGAGCCCATCCATCTGGCGCAGGCGGTGAAGGAGATGAACCTCGAGTACATCGTCGTCACGTCGGTGAACCGCGACGACCGTCCGGACGGGGGCGCCAGCCACTTCGCGTCCGCCATCCGGGAGCTGCGCAAGGAGAGCCCGCGCACGCTCGTGGAGGTCCTCATCCCGGACTTCAAGGGCAAGGAGGAGGACCTGGCCACGGTGGCGGAGGCGAAGCCGCACGTGGTGGCGCACAACGTGGAGACGGTGGAGCGGCTGACGCCCACGGTGCGCGACCGCCGCGCCACCTACCGCCAGTCCCTGCGCGTGCTGGAGTACCTCAAGAACCGCCCGGAGAAGGTCTACACCAAGACGTCCGTCATGGTGGGCCTGGGTGAGACGGACGCGGAGCTGGAGCGCACGTTCAAGGACCTGCGCGACGTGGGCGTGGACGTGCTCACGCTGGGCCAGTACCTGCAGCCGTCGCAGTACCACCTGCGCGTGGAGCGCTTCGTGACGCCCGCGCAGTTCGAGGCCTACAAGACGCTGGCGGAGTCCTACGGATTCCTCTACGTGGCGTCGGGGCCGCTGGTGCGCTCCAGCTACCGCGCCGCCGAATTCTTCATGAAGGGCCTGATGGAGCGCGAGCGCGTCGAGCGACTCGGCTGA
- a CDS encoding dihydrolipoamide acetyltransferase family protein: MATFEFKLPDLGEGVAEGELVKWHVKEGDLVKEDQVLCEVMTDKATVTVPTPHAGRVVKTHGREGDMAKVHQLLVTLEMEGSAPAAEAPAHGAPASPGAPAASPAQAAAAPASATKVLATPVTRRMAREHGLDLAEISGSGPQGRVTKADVVAALEGGGAPKKNEVAAPAPQAARPAAPPVSSGKGDERIALRGLRKKIAEKMVRSKFTMPHFAFVEEVDATDLVALRTRLNSQLAAAGDGTKLTYLPFIVKATIAAMKKFPHLNANFDESTQELVVRGEYNIGIAVATPDGLTVAVVRNADQLTLGELAKEISRLSVAARDRKLKMEELTGGTFTITSLGQSGGLFATPILNHPEVGILGVHKLKKRPAVKNDQVVVRDMMNLSLSCDHRVIDGDVAASFVYEIIKYLEAPDLLFLAMA; the protein is encoded by the coding sequence ATGGCGACTTTCGAATTCAAGCTCCCCGATCTCGGCGAAGGCGTAGCGGAGGGCGAGCTCGTGAAGTGGCACGTCAAGGAGGGCGACCTGGTGAAGGAAGACCAGGTGCTCTGCGAGGTGATGACGGACAAGGCCACCGTCACCGTGCCCACCCCCCACGCCGGCCGCGTCGTGAAGACGCACGGCCGTGAGGGCGACATGGCGAAGGTGCACCAGCTGCTGGTGACGCTGGAGATGGAGGGGAGCGCGCCCGCGGCGGAGGCCCCGGCCCATGGCGCCCCGGCGTCCCCCGGCGCTCCGGCGGCGAGCCCCGCTCAGGCGGCCGCGGCGCCGGCTTCGGCGACGAAGGTGCTGGCCACGCCCGTCACGCGCCGCATGGCGCGCGAGCACGGCCTGGACCTGGCGGAGATCTCCGGCTCGGGGCCGCAGGGCCGCGTGACGAAGGCGGACGTGGTGGCGGCGCTGGAGGGTGGCGGCGCGCCGAAGAAGAACGAGGTCGCGGCCCCCGCGCCCCAGGCCGCGCGTCCGGCGGCGCCGCCCGTGTCCTCGGGCAAGGGCGACGAGCGCATCGCGCTGCGCGGGCTGCGCAAGAAGATCGCCGAGAAGATGGTGCGCTCGAAGTTCACGATGCCGCACTTCGCGTTCGTGGAGGAGGTGGACGCCACGGACCTGGTCGCGCTGCGCACGCGGCTCAACAGCCAGCTGGCGGCGGCGGGGGACGGCACGAAGCTGACCTACCTGCCGTTCATCGTGAAGGCGACCATCGCGGCGATGAAGAAGTTCCCGCACCTCAACGCCAACTTCGACGAGTCGACGCAGGAGCTGGTGGTGCGCGGCGAGTACAACATCGGCATCGCGGTGGCCACGCCGGACGGCCTCACGGTGGCGGTGGTGCGCAACGCGGATCAGCTCACGCTGGGCGAGCTGGCGAAGGAGATCTCCCGCCTGAGCGTCGCGGCGCGCGACCGCAAGCTGAAGATGGAGGAGCTGACGGGCGGCACCTTCACCATCACCTCGCTGGGGCAGAGCGGCGGCCTGTTCGCCACGCCCATCCTGAACCACCCCGAGGTGGGCATCCTGGGCGTTCACAAGCTGAAGAAGCGCCCGGCGGTGAAGAACGACCAGGTGGTCGTCCGGGACATGATGAACCTGTCGCTGTCCTGCGACCACCGCGTCATCGACGGCGACGTGGCGGCGAGCTTCGTGTACGAGATCATCAAGTACCTGGAAGCGCCGGACCTGCTGTTCCTCGCGATGGCGTGA